In one window of Microbacterium dextranolyticum DNA:
- a CDS encoding LysM peptidoglycan-binding domain-containing protein yields MTTIDMSAHPALATRVPATRLRLTTRGRRVVAMLVSVPAAIALSVVILSSGGALASNENGAPAGTFSHVTVMPGDTLWSIAQDVAPGVDPRDVVDEIVRLNALPSGAIEAGESIAIPQQYAPAR; encoded by the coding sequence ATGACCACCATCGACATGTCCGCACACCCCGCTCTGGCCACCCGCGTGCCCGCCACGCGGCTGCGTCTCACGACGCGCGGTCGTCGTGTCGTGGCGATGCTCGTCTCGGTCCCCGCCGCGATCGCTCTGAGCGTCGTGATCCTCTCCAGTGGCGGGGCGCTCGCGTCGAACGAGAACGGCGCACCTGCCGGTACGTTCTCCCACGTGACGGTCATGCCCGGCGACACGCTGTGGTCGATCGCGCAGGACGTCGCGCCGGGCGTCGACCCGCGCGACGTCGTGGACGAGATCGTGCGTCTGAACGCGTTGCCGTCCGGAGCCATCGAGGCCGGCGAGAGCATCGCCATCCCGCAGCAGTACGCTCCGGCGCGCTGA